The genomic window CTAACCCAACACGATGCAGGATCCCTCGTAGCCGAACTCGCCAGAGTTTGCAAAAGGGGGCAAGTTTGCAAAAGGCGGCAGGCCTCTTTTTGCGATATAGCCGGCTCCCATATTGGCGGCGGACGAAAAAGAGACGGGTTTTGTTTAGACGTTCAGCCCGCTATCGCTGCAGATGACCTCCGTCCCATTTTCTTTTCTGCGAGTGGTTCGCGGTGATCGACCGGAAGATTGGACGACCGGAAAATTAGTTGCAGTCGTATTCTAATCTTCCGGTCGTCCCATTTTCCGGTCGCCAGATTTCGGAGCAGTGGATCATGATGAGCATTCGTGCTCGATGTTGCTGGTTTTGTTCGCACCTGCCAGACGCATACTGAAATTAGCAGGGGAGCGTGGGCTACGCCATCGATTTGCCGACGGTCTCTGTGCCCGATATGATTTGAGCTGGGGCAACCTTGGTGGTTGTCGTCACCTCGCTGCTAGGCCGCGAACCATCGGATACAGGCGAGCAGGCGCGATGGTTGGTGAGTGACGGCAATAAACTTCGCGCGTGCCACCTAATCGTGATCGTTCGCGCAGGTAGTCGCATGGAAACAGCACTTGATACGCATGTCGACGAGTTGAAAGAGCGGTTCCCCGAGGAACTTGTGGACCGCAGTTGGAGAAACTACGTCCTCGCTGTCGGAATACCATGTGGGATGTTTTGTTGTTTCCCAATCGCACTTGCCGCTTTCGATTCGTCAATAGACGTTCACGGTCCGGCGCGATGGTTCGCGGCGGCTTTTCTGAGCGTGTTATTCCTGTGCTTTGGATCGCTGATCCTTTTTTCGTCAGCCTCAATTCTGCATCGACGGTTGAAAGCAAATCTTCCTACGGTGCGTTTGCGGGTAACAGAACTGACGCTCGAATGCGGCAACGTGTCTGTAACTGCAGATATTCGCCAGTGCCGCGTGAGGCGTGGTCGTGCATGCAGCATGCGAATAGCCGCTGTTCCGATGGGTATCAAGATGTATTGCTGGTTTCCGGTGATCTTGATCCACATGCCTCCCTTTGAACGGGCAATTGCCGGCGTGTACTACTCTCATAACGTTGTTCCGGTTGGATATGACAAACAATCACTCAAACGCTGGGAACAAGCGTTGTTGCCGCTAGTGGGCGAACCAAGCAATCGGGATAGCGCCCGCCCTGCGGTCGCCCCCTCCCATGACACCTAGCATGCAGGTGCAAAAGACCTCCGGCCCATTTTCTCCGTCGATCGGAGGCGAGTACGTACCCCCATGTGCATGCATGTCGCGATTACGGTGAATAACGTGAGCGGTAGTCGAGCGGCTTTAGGCCCGTGGCTCGCTTGAACGTGCGATAGAACGTCGACAGCTCTTCGAAGCCTGATTGAAAGGCGATCGAGGTGACTTTGGCTTCCGAATCTCGCAGCAATTGCTTGGCATGTTCGATGCGGCGGCGATTTAGATAGACCAACCATGTGGTGCCGGTTTTTTCGCGAAAGTCATTGGTGAATTTTCGTCGCGACATGCTACAGGCTTGAGCGGCGTCGTCCACGCATAGCGGCTCGAAGAAATTCGAGTCCAGCCAAGTCAAGTATTCGTCGATCGCATCCCGCCGCAACGTTGGTTCGGTAGCTTGCGGGCTGGCCGCGGACGAGTCGGCGGAGGCACCCGCGGCCAGGGCCAGCTGAGCAAAAATCTCCATCGCTCCGGCAAGCGATGACAGCGTGGTCGCCGGACTCTTTTGCGACACCAGGTACAGCAGCCTGCGGAGGCGGCCTTCGATATTCAATAACGATACCCGTTGCTGTGATAGTTTGCCGACCGGCAACATGGCGTCCAGCTCCGCGCAGGGAGCCAGCTTTTGAGGGTCCAAGGCCAGCCCGTACAGCGAGATCGGGTGACGGGGATCGTCCACCACGCGATGCGGCATTCCGGCCGGGACCAACACGCAATCGCCCGAAACGCAATGCGATGCATCGGGCACGCCGGGAGGCCAATCCGCGGCGATTTGGCCGCGGCCTTCACGGAGATACAGCAGTTTCGGAAAGCGGTGTTCGGTGACGTGCATAAAAAACGCTTCGTCATGCCGGCTTTCAAACACCCACAACCCCGAAGCGGACATGCTCTCGGGCACCGGAGCGCTGCGTCGATCGGTGTCGTGCGATGCCATGAGTGTCGGATTCCCGTAGCCAATTTTCGTAGCCGAACTCGCCAGAGTTTGGAGATTTTGTTCCGGACTTTTTTAGCGAGCGAGGGGATTGCCTGATAGTGTCCTGTCGTCGCTCCAACCGGGGCGAGCAGGCTGTCGATTTAATGGTTGCGTCGGCGTGTATGGTGCGTGCAATGAACTTTGGCAGCCGTGAACGTATTCGCCGGCGCCTTCGGCTACGGGTTAAACGACTCAATGGACAGCCTGCAAACGCAGCCACCAAGTCCAAAGTCTGGCGACTTCGGCTACGTGCCGCGGGTTAGTCCTAGGGCCGATCCTCGCACAAATTGCCCGATTTGCAAGTCGGTTTTGCGCAAATCACCAAGCCAGCGATTCGGACCGCTGCAAAAATACTCGGACCACTACACGAACCCTCCAACTCCTTTCTCCCAAGAGCTTTCCCATGCCCCTCGCAACCACTCGCTCTGTCGACGACGTGCCCGCTATCCGCCGGCACCGGACCATCACCGGAATGTCCGCCATCCTGCTGCCGCTGCTGACAGAAACGGAAATCGACTGGGAAGGTTTTCGCGGACATGTTCGCCGCACGGCCGAGGCTGGCTTGATTCCCGCGGTCAACATGGACACAGGCTACGCCAACTTGATCAGCGATGCCCAGCGGGAGCAGGTGCTGCGAGAAACGCAACAGATAATGGACGGCGGAGCGTTTGTCGCCGGCGTGTTTGTCCAAGATTCCCCCGGAGCGTCGTTCGACTTCGACGCCTACCGCAGCGGACTGGACCAGATCCTGCAGTACGGCGGCACCCCGATCATCTTCCAATCGTATGGGCTGACCGACCAAGCCGACGCGGACATCGTCGCCGCTTACCAAAAGATCGGTCAACATGCCGGCGACTTCTTGGCTTTTGAACTGGGGCAGATGTTCGCGCCGTTTGGAAAAATTTACAGCCTGGACGTGTACGCGGGATTGATGGGTATCGAAACCTGCCGCGGGGCCAAACATTCATCGCTGAGCCGTGAACTGGAATGGCAACGCATTCAACTTCGCGACGAAAAACGCCCGGACTTCCGCGTCTTGACGGGCAACGATCTGGCGATCGACATGGTGATGTACGGCAGTGACTACCTGTTGGGGCTGAGCACCTTTGCCCCCGAAGCGTTTGCGCGCCGCGACGCTATGTGGGCCTCGGGCGATGCCGGTTTTTATGAGCTGAACGACTTGCTGCAGTACCTGGGCTTTCTGGCCTTCCGCGATCCCGTGCCGGCTTACAAACACAACGCCGCCCAATTCCTCCATGCCCGCGGCTGGATCCAAACGACATTGACCTATCCGGGCAGCCCCACGCGGCCGGATTCGGACGTCGCCATTCTGCAAAACATTCTCGACCGCCTCGAAGCCTAGGACCGCCATGAAAACGCTGACCATTGCCATGCACGGGGTAACCGGACGCATGGGCACCAACCAACATTTTATTCGTTCGATCCTGGCGATCATGCGTCAGGGCGGCGTCACAATGGCCGACGGACAAACGATTCAGATCAAACCGATCCTGCTGGGACGCAGCGAAGCGAAACTGCGGCACTTGGCGGAAACCGTGGCAACGCAGGAAATCGGTGCCGCCGTGGCCTGGTCGACCGACGTGGACGCCGTGCTGTCCGACCCCGGGGTAGACATCGTGTTTGACGCGTCGAGCACCCAACTGCGGGCCTCGATCATTCGCCGAGCGATCGAACACGGCAAAGCGATTTACTGCGAAAAACCGATCGCGGTGGATGTGGCCGAAGCCTTGCGACTGGCCGACGAATGTGAATCGGCGGGCGTCAAAAACGGAGTTGTCCAAGACAAGCTATGGTTGCCCGGCGTGCGCAAACTGCGAATGCTCCGTGATCAAGGTTTCTTTGGCGATATCCTCAGCGTACGCGGCGAATTTGGCTATTGGGTGTTTTCCGGAGACGAACCC from Roseimaritima ulvae includes these protein-coding regions:
- a CDS encoding AraC family transcriptional regulator; this encodes MASHDTDRRSAPVPESMSASGLWVFESRHDEAFFMHVTEHRFPKLLYLREGRGQIAADWPPGVPDASHCVSGDCVLVPAGMPHRVVDDPRHPISLYGLALDPQKLAPCAELDAMLPVGKLSQQRVSLLNIEGRLRRLLYLVSQKSPATTLSSLAGAMEIFAQLALAAGASADSSAASPQATEPTLRRDAIDEYLTWLDSNFFEPLCVDDAAQACSMSRRKFTNDFREKTGTTWLVYLNRRRIEHAKQLLRDSEAKVTSIAFQSGFEELSTFYRTFKRATGLKPLDYRSRYSP
- a CDS encoding dihydrodipicolinate synthase family protein, whose product is MPLATTRSVDDVPAIRRHRTITGMSAILLPLLTETEIDWEGFRGHVRRTAEAGLIPAVNMDTGYANLISDAQREQVLRETQQIMDGGAFVAGVFVQDSPGASFDFDAYRSGLDQILQYGGTPIIFQSYGLTDQADADIVAAYQKIGQHAGDFLAFELGQMFAPFGKIYSLDVYAGLMGIETCRGAKHSSLSRELEWQRIQLRDEKRPDFRVLTGNDLAIDMVMYGSDYLLGLSTFAPEAFARRDAMWASGDAGFYELNDLLQYLGFLAFRDPVPAYKHNAAQFLHARGWIQTTLTYPGSPTRPDSDVAILQNILDRLEA